The following proteins are co-located in the Hypomesus transpacificus isolate Combined female chromosome 23, fHypTra1, whole genome shotgun sequence genome:
- the gpr18 gene encoding N-arachidonyl glycine receptor translates to MDSAAVPESNRIWPNVSKAAVSLDPSDELMPAEYRIASLVFYSVLLAIGVVVNLTALWVFALTTKRRNSVTVYMINVAVVDLLFIFLLPFRMVYYAMDRWPFGDFFCRVTAALTVFYPCIALWLFAMISADRYVAIVQPRHSKELKNIPKALLACVGVWLMTLGSTVPLLFPDDDPDAAANFTTCLKMTDIVHLRRDNPVHFARLVFFFLVPVGIMIGCYVVIVDNLVHGRTSKLKPKVKEKSIRIIITLIVQMLVCFVPYHVCLVVLLLQRAGGGDFNVWAAFTTFLMNLSTVLDIILYYIVSKQFQDRVISVILYRNYLRSVRRKSRHTHTGSVRSLSNLTSAMI, encoded by the exons ATGGACTCTGCGGCCGTCCCAGAG TCAAACAGGATTTGGCCTAACGTCTCCAAGGCAGCTGTCAGCCTGGACCCATCTGATGAGCTGATGCCCGCTGAATATCGCATTGCCAGTCTCGTGTTTTACAGCGTCCTCCTGGCCATCGGCGTGGTCGTCAACCTCACGGCATTGTGGGTGTTCGCCCTCACCACCAAGCGCAGGAACTCCGTCACCGTCTACATGATCAACGTGGCCGTGGTGgacctcctcttcatcttcctcctgcCCTTCAGGATGGTCTACTACGCCATGGACCGCTGGCCCTTCGGCGACTTTTTCTGCCGCGTCACGGCCGCGCTCACCGTCTTCTACCCCTGCATCGCGCTGTGGCTGTTCGCCATGATCAGCGCCGACCGCTACGTGGCCATCGTCCAACCGAGACACAGCAAGGAGCTCAAGAACATCCCCAAGGCCTTGCTGGCGTGCGTGGGCGTCTGGCTCATGACGCTGGGGAGCACcgtgcccctcctcttccccgaCGACGACCCCGACGCCGCCGCCAACTTCACCACGTGCCTGAAGATGACCGACATCGTCCACCTACGCCGCGACAACCCCGTCCACTTTGCCCGTCTCGTCTTTTTCTTCCTGGTGCCCGTCGGCATCATGATCGGCTGCTACGTGGTCATCGTGGACAACCTGGTCCACGGGCGCACCTCCAAGCTCAAGCCCAAGGTGAAGGAGAAGTCCATCCGCATCATCATCACGCTCATCGTCCAGATGCTGGTGTGCTTCGTGCCCTACCACGTGTGCCTGGTGGTCCTGCTCCTccagagggctgggggaggggactTCAACGTTTGGGCGGCCTTCACCACCTTCCTGATGAACCTCAGCACGGTGCTGGACATCATCCTCTACTACATCGTCTCCAAGCAGTTCCAGGACCGCGTGATCAGCGTGATCCTCTACAGGAACTACCTGCGGAGCGTGCGCCGGAAGAGCCGGCACACGCATACGGGCAGCGTCAGGTCGCTTAGCAACCTGACCAGCGCCATGAtctga